TGGGGAGGGCAGGTGCAGTCCTCCTGGATGTTGCCCCTTCCTAATCCAAATCCGCCTCCAGTGAACTTCGCACCCTGATGGCCTGGGCTGGGGCTAGGGGTGCTCCCTGGTCCCACCCAACTGATAAATGGAGGCGACCCCGCCTTACTGTTCCCAGAACCCCCAACTGATGCGGGCACCAATTCCACTAGGAAAGTCGGGTGGGGACGGACGTGAAAGTGGGTGCTTCCCTGCCCGCCTCTGTCCTtggaggggttgggggtggagggacCCCATCTCTTGATGGCTCACTTTTCATCGCCCCCACCAAGATGGGGCTTGGGGGTGGCTTTGGCCCTGGGTGGGATCTGCATAGGGGACTCTGGCGAATCCAATCCCATGGGCACCTTGGGCACTGTCAGGGGCTTGGGGGCGCCgaagagaaacagaagagaaactCGCCTCGCTTCTAGGGTGACCCAGTCGGGTTCAGCCTGGGGAGCCCCTCCCCGGCCCCTGACCCAGCAGCTGGGGCAGGATAGCGGTGGCGGGGCGACCCCTGAGTCCCGGGGCTGCTCAATACCCCCCACCGGCACTTCCGCCTCGGTTGCCTCCTCTGAGAAGTGGGTGAAGCGCAGCGCAGCAAAATGACTGCGTGGGAAGCGTTTAGAGTGTGCTGCATGCGGGTCGGAGCCGGGAACTCCGGGAGGGTCGTACTGCACGGCTGGGGACAGCGGTGTGCGCACGGGTGTGTACATGGGTACATGCGCGTGGGTGTGTGAGCGTGGGTGCGCGCATGGGTGTGTGCTCGTGGGTGTGTGCGCGTGGGTCAGTGCTTGCGGGTACACACACCTGCGCGGAAGAACCCGGGACGCAGCCGCCCTTCCTTGGTTTTGCCGGTGCATGTTTTCTGAGGTTTCTACCAGAGCCTGGTCTTGCAGCAGGGGAGGCGCTGCCAACTCTACCCGGCCTAGGCTGCCGGTGGGCACTGGGAAGGGTCTGGGGGAACCCGTGCTCACACCAGGCCTCGATCTGCAGCTGGGGGTTAGGGGCTGAGCTTGGGGCGCCAGGGAAGGGTCACCAGTCGTTGGGGACAGGCCATCGCCGGCCATGGAGAACAGGTCAGCGTATCTGGGCGGGGGGGGGCATCCAGAGCTCCTTTGTAGTTAAACTGCGCCCCCCGAGGCAGCTGGGCTCCATCCAGGGTCCATGGATGGCGTGCAGGGGCCGTGACTGGGTGGGAGCTGCTGCATCTTTCTCCTGAAAACATCTCCGCAGTGATGGGTGCGGAGGCAGCGCACCGCTGAGTGGGCAGCACCTGCCACTGTCACCCAACAAGGCTCTGCTTCTGGTCCCCATGGTAGATTTGTGGAAACTTCGTGTGGGCCCATCCTGGAGAGACCCCTGCTCCTCTTGTTCATCCAAGCCTTGGTGGAAAGATTCTCAAGCCGCTGCCCTTTGGTTCTGAACGATCTGGGTAACCAGCTCCATCCAGGTGTCCCCCTTGGAAGTCTGGTGTGTTCTGTCTCATGTGTTGAGAAACCTGTTCTGAGAAGGCCGTGGGTTTTACCTGCCGCTGGAGGCCAACAGCTCTGGCGGGTCAGGGCCACCCCCCACTGTTTGGGTTccctgggggttgggggtggactTGGCTAGAGGGAGGCTGATGATGTCACAGACGGGGGAAAATCTGGACTGACAGGCCACAGAAAATTTCAGGCCCCAACAGCCAGGGAAGTGGGGAACTGGCTTCTCTCACCCCATGTTCCATGGTAGGGACCCCTggagagtggtggtggtggtggtggggtacCCCAGGGAAGCAGGGGGCAGGGTCCCAGctacctccccacccccaggggcTAGGAAGACGATGGTAGGACCCAATCCATCTGAACCTATTGTCACCAACCCTGTTCTAATTGCGGGAGGGCCTTCCTCTCACTGAGGGTCTCCTCTCACTGAGGGACCTTGCAGGGAGAGTGGCACTGGAAAAGCGGGCCCAGTCGAGGGCATCTGCCCACACTCTCcagaggaggcagaggccaggTGATCCTAGACCTGCACTGAGGGTCCTGGGAACGTCTTGCTGGATTTCAGGGCCTCCTGGGATTGCAGCCCTGTGCACCCCTCTCAGTCCCACCCTGTTCCAGCTCCACTGCAGCTGGGGGGTCTCAGGAGCTGGGTGGTGGCATTGGTGTGGTGTGGAGGGGACAGCAGGTGAGGAGGCAGCTCTGGTGGGGAGTGAGCCTGGGTGTGGGACCCTTGGGGATCCTGAAAACACTGGCCCCAAAGGAAACCCCCAAAGAGTGGCCAGCTTGGGCCCCAGATCCCATTGTGGGATCCCTAGGTCATGTACCCTTTGGCCTCTTTCCCTCTGACCTCTGCCGCTCCTGGCTAGACCTGGGGCCAAAGAAGAGGTGTTGCATTACCCTTCACAAGCACAAACAGAAGGCGTTGGCCATTTAAATAAAATGCCAGGGCTCCAGGGGAGAGGgaggccccaccccaccccacccaggagCTGGTTGACCACAGTGACACTCAGCTTCAGCTGTGCCTGCTGAGGGCCCTGCACAGAGGCCAACCTGGGCCCTGTCCCCGGGGTTCCTCAAACTCACCAGGGACAGGGAGGCATGGGGGCACCAGGCCCCTCCTGCCAAGGAGTCCTCTGGTCAGATGTGCCACCAGAGACATCACCACCTGAATCCTGGATTTGCAGCAGGGTCACCCTGAGAGTTGCCTGGAGGTGCAGatccaggaggcctgggctgcAGGGATGGGAGCCTGGAACTCAGCACCACTAGAAATGCTCCCACGACATGGCTAGGGTTGCCAAAGCCAGGGCTGTGTTTGCACAGAGGGCCAGAGAAAGAGTGAAATAGAACACTAGGCCGGGAGATGAGCACGCAGAGGCAGGCAAGGCCAGTTTATTCATTGTGTGAGGCACGTGGTGGGCAAGGGCGGCTGATGGCTTGGAGGAGAAGGGCAGGGGGGCCCAGGGACCTCCTGTGGCTGTGGGTGACTATTCTGCCAGGGAACACGTGGGGCCCCTCAATAATAGGAGAGGGCTGTCTCGTGGTCACCTGGGCCTGGCTTGGAGGTAGTGGATGGGTAAGCCGTGGTTGTGGGGTGTGAGGTCAGCCAGCTTGCACACTGCGGTGTGTACCAGTGTGGTGTGTACTAGTGCGGCGTGTATTAGTGCGTGTGCTGAGAGGTCAGCAGTGGGAGAGGTTGGGGGGAACCTGAGCCTGGCTCGTCCTAGGGGACTTGCCTGTCAGTAGCTGGGCTTCTGGCCTGAGCAGAGGCCTCAGCAGGCCAGGCAGAGCACACAGGGCGGCAGAGGCGGGACATGCAGGAGGCCAGGCAGCAGTGGCTGGGCTGGCAGGAGAAGGCGGGCACACAACAGGAGGGGACGGGCACACAGCAGGTGGGCCTGCACACAGGGCGGCAGAGGAGGGACATGGAGGAGGAGGGTCTGCAGCAGGAGGAGGTGCAGCAAACCGGCTGGCAGCTAGACTGCTGGCAGCACAGAGAGGAAGCCCCAGAGCAGACAGGCACACAGCAGACGGGCTTGCAGCAGACAAGCTTGCAGCAGACGGGCACGCAGCAGCCCTGCTGGCAGGGGGAGGAGGTGCAGCAAGCCGGCTGGCAGCTAGACTGCTGGCAGCATGAAGTGGAAGCCCCAGAGCAGACgggcacacagcagagggactTGCAGCACACACGCTTGGAGCAGACGGGCACACAGGAGGACTGCTGACACGGGGAGGAGGTGCAGCAAGCTGTTTGGCAGCTAGACTGCTGGCAGCATGAAGAGGAATCCTCAGAGCAGGTGGGCGCAAAGCAGACGGGCTTGCAGCAGATGGGCATGCAGCAGGCCTGCTGGCAGGGGGAGGAGGTGCAGCAAGCCAACTGGCAGCTAGACTGCTGGCAGCACGAGGACGTGCAGGAGCTGGTGCAGCCTGATTGGCAGGGGCTGGGCTCACAGGCCGCCTGGCAGCGGGGGCTGGACACACAGCTCACTGGGGTGCAGACCAGGGTCAGGCAGGAGGCCGGGGCGCAGCAGCTGGGGGCACAGCAGGGGGGCTCGCAGCAGCTCTCTGGGCAGTCGTCCACCTGCCAGGAGTCAGAGCAAGAGTCACAGGAACCAGGAAGGCAGACGCGGCTGCTGTAGCTCAGGTCACTGGAGCAGATAGACATGGTGGACGTGGCCATGCTGGGAGTTGAGCTGGGGGAGATGGAAGAGAGTGGGTGAGGGTGtgggggggagtgggggagggagtaGGTGAGGGAGTAGGGGGAAGTaggggagggatgggggagggagtgACAGAGGGAGTTGGGGGAAGtggggggagaaggggaggaagtgggggaggggtgggtgagggagtgggaggtggggggagtGGAGGTAGTGGGTGAGGGAGTGGGGGTAGTGGGTGAGCAAGtgagggggagaaggagagggagttGGGGGGAGTGGAAGGGGGAGTGAGGGGAGCGGGGGAGGGAATGGGGGAAGTGGGGGGAAGTGGAGAGGGGAGTGGACGAGGGagtgaggggaaggggagggagtgagaggaaggggagggagtgggggaggggtaAGTGGGGAGTGCAGGGGGGAGTGGGTGAGCGGGGAGcgggggagggagtgggggagggagtgcGAGGCGCTCGGGGCTGGGAGCTTTTATATCCCTATGTGTTGGGTGTTGTCTTAGTAAGAGGCTTCTCAGTGTTCCTCTTTCCTTGTTGGTGTTTGGAGCCGGCTCTTGGGAACCCCTCATCAGGGCTGGTTTATTTTCCCCGGAGAGGCTCCCCCGTCATAAAAGCCCTGGCTGCGCTGGGTCTGGGCTGGCAGGTCCTGACTGGGTCTTCTCAGTGGGTAGGACCTACTCCTCAGTGGGTAGGGAGGATCACGCTCCGGAGTGTGAACACTTGGGTGCCGGGCTCTCATCTTGGGGGACCCAATGACAGGGTGACTTGGACTCTGAGCTCACAGAATGGCTCATGCTTGAGCCCCGCTCTGGGGCCTGGAGCCCCTTTCCGTTTGTGTTTGTCGCCAGGTCTCTGCAGGTGAAGGGAGGGTGGTGATTCCAGGCCCGGCTCTGCCCGTGACTGCGGCCCACTGTTCCTGCCTCAGGCTGCGCCCTGGATGTCTGTGTCCTGCCTGGGGTGCCAGCAGCCCACGCGATTTTTCTGCCAGTTGAGACACGTGGGCTCCAGGTCGTGGGATTGTGTCTGTGGGCAGGGGACCAGGTGGCTGGCATCCGGCTCAGCAGCGGCCGCCACACGGAGGTGTGAGTCCCTTCCAGCCACACCTGCTCACAGCGCCTGTGGTGCGGGCCCAGCAGGGGCTCAGCCAGGTGTGTGGCCGCGCTGCACTTCGCAGGCTGGGGGCTCCGGAGGCCTCGTGGGCTTGGCTTTAGCCTCTGCTGCCCGCCAAGGAGGTGGTTGGCGCTGCTTCTGCATCTTCTCCTGCCACGTTGTGTGTGAGCACAGACCCTCATGCCCAGTGCACCTTTCCTGGGGGCCAAGCCGAGGCATCTGTCCACGGGCCCGTGGACAACCCCTGGGCTGCTCATTGGTGGTCAGAAGACAGTGACTGATGCTCTGCCAGGGATGAAAGTTGTGGTGTCCACTCTCAAGGAGGCAGTGGgcaggcaccactgcactcaggctgCCCAGGCCCTGGGCTAGCAGGACAGAGACAGCCACCTGTGGGCAGGCAGGGAGCGAGGAGACTGCACTGCAGCAGGCAGCAGGTGCCTGTGGGGCACACAGGGGCAGCTGGAACACCACAGCCACTGGAGggtgggagcccgaggcagggaGGCCCTGCAAGGAGGCGAGGCAGTCAGGTCCTTGAAGACTGAGAGCACCTTCGTCCGCCAGGGATTGAAGGGGCTAGACCTGACCCATTAGAAGGCTGGGGCTCTATTTCGCGATTGCTAGTTCATTATTACTGTCGTCTGAAAGATGTTTTAAACCAGAATACCCGGAAATTGTGCAAGTTACGTCGATCATACAATGCTTCACATACATTTGCAGAGTTTCTTGTGGC
This Macaca mulatta isolate MMU2019108-1 chromosome 3, T2T-MMU8v2.0, whole genome shotgun sequence DNA region includes the following protein-coding sequences:
- the LOC144339595 gene encoding uncharacterized protein LOC144339595 isoform X2, encoding MATSTMSICSSDLSYSSRVCLPGSCDSCSDSWQVDDCPESCCEPPCCAPSCCAPASCLTLVCTPVSCVSSPRCQAACEPSPCQSGCTSSCTSSCCQQSSCQLACCTSSPCQQACCMPICCKPRVCCKSLCCVPVCSGASTSCCQQSSCQPACCTSSPCQQGCCVPVCCKLVCCKPVCCVPVCSGASSLCCQQSSCQPVCCTSSCCRPSSSMSLLCRPVCRPTCCVPVPSCCVPAFSCQPSHCCLASCMSRLCRPVCSAWPAEASAQARSPATDRQVP
- the LOC144339595 gene encoding uncharacterized protein LOC144339595 isoform X1, which encodes MATSTMSICSSDLSYSSRVCLPGSCDSCSDSWQVDDCPESCCEPPCCAPSCCAPASCLTLVCTPVSCVSSPRCQAACEPSPCQSGCTSSCTSSCCQQSSCQLACCTSSPCQQACCMPICCKPVCFAPTCSEDSSSCCQQSSCQTACCTSSPCQQSSCVPVCSKRVCCKSLCCVPVCSGASTSCCQQSSCQPACCTSSPCQQGCCVPVCCKLVCCKPVCCVPVCSGASSLCCQQSSCQPVCCTSSCCRPSSSMSLLCRPVCRPTCCVPVPSCCVPAFSCQPSHCCLASCMSRLCRPVCSAWPAEASAQARSPATDRQVP